TACTAATGGCTTTATAATGAACTTTGGGCTTTATGCTAATAATGACTCCAATATTGTATTAGAGTTTTATAATAAAGAAAATAAAGATATTCTTTTTAAAATAGAAACTCAAAAGGCAAAGGATTATTTTGGAAATATAGAATTAAAAAATATAGTATTAAAGCAAAATGAATATTTATTAAAATTAACTTCAGAAGATGAAATTGATTACAACCTAAAACTAAATTTTTCTGATGATTATAAATATAAAAATGAGTATAACAATAATAATATATTTTATGCTGAAGAGATAGGATATCCAAATCAAAAAATAAATGGTTTTTTTATTAAGAAAGATTTAGTTTTAGATGAAGTGCTTAAACCATATTTAAAAAATTATAATATAATAGATATAGACTTTTATAGAATAAAAAATGAAACGGATATAGATTCTTATATAAATATTATTTTAGAATATAAAGAAGATATAGAGATTATACTTTTTGATGAAAATCATAATTATATAAGAAAAGCCGTAAACAGAATTGACAATATAAACTTTAGCAAAAACAGAGAATATTATATAGCATTAATTTATTATGGTGAAAAATATTTGATAGAGCAATATATTTTGTATTATGAGTTTAGTAATAAATAATAAAAAACATTTTAAGTTTTTTGTTCGTGGTGGCTTTGCCCCCTGCGAAGCGTGCCCTTAGGGTACACGCCCCGCTTCTTTTTGCAACTGAAGGAAGTACCTTTAGGTATGACCCAAAGAAGCAAAAGGACTGCATTTTTTGGCTAAAAAGTATTATCTTATACTTTATCATATTCCAAATATACAAAGCTATAACACTTGCACTTTTTGGTTCTTTTTGCGGCGGGAAAAAGAACAACAAAATATTTATGTTTTTTATTATTTGTGGGGACTAGCCCCCACACCCCCACTTCTTTTATTGGTATAAAAGAAGCAAAAGAACTGCATTTTTTGGCTAAAAAACTATTATCTTATACTTTATCATATTCAAAATATACAAAGCTAAAATATTTGTACTTTATTCAACTTTTTGCTACGGGAAAAAGTTGAATAAAACACAAACTTGCATGACAAAATATACTTAGTTTAAACATACAATAATTTATTCTTACAAACTATTATTTTATTGTATTAAGGGTTCTTATATGTTATAATTACAAAAATTATTGATTAGAGTTATATTGTGATAAAAAAATTAAGTTTTATTTTTATTATTCTTTTTGTATTTAGCTTTTTATTATCCGCTAATACATTATCTTCAAGACATTCTTTATCTATTTTAAATTATACAAGCACAAGAAGCAGAGGAATGATGAACAGCACTTTTTTAATAGGAAATGATTCTTCTGCATTATTTGTAAACTCTGCTTCACTAATGGGGATTATTAGAGATAGCATCAATATAAATTACACACTATCACCAGATTTTAAAAACGAATATATATTTAATGCTTCATATTCTCATACAGGTAATTCTTATGCTATAGGTTTAGGTTTTGCTTCAGAAATAAATAAAATACAAAGTTATGACGCACTTGGAAATAAAAAGGATAGTATATACAACGGAGTTTATTTAGCAAACATTGCTTTTGCCTATGCTATAAATGATAAATCTTTTATAGGCGGAAATATTAAAGGAGTGTTAAATAATTCATTAGACAAAAATATTTTTGGCGGATTTTTAGATGTATATTATATGCAATCTATTTTTACTCCTGTGTTTAAAATAGGTGCTGGTATTAGAAATTTTGGTTTTTACGATAATGTATTTGGCAATATAGATACTGACATAGTAGCTTCCGTTGCATATGCAAAAGAAGATTCTACAGTATCTGTTTCGCTTAATTATTCTGTAGGAGTTCCTTCTATCACTCATAATATATCTTTGGGTCTTGAAGCTATGATAATAGATTTTAATAAATTAGGATTATTTGATAACTCATCATCTTCTTGGTTTGATGATTTGCCTGAGAGTGTATTAGATGAGCCTAGTGCTATGCAAAAAAGACGTTCTACTAAATTGCCTAGCGGTGTTTTAGCAAGACTTGGTATTGGAAATAATGGAGTTTCTTTAGGGCTTTCATTATATATCGATTTGTTTAGACTTGATTATGCTATAATATTTGATGAGTTTAATAAAAATAATATTTCGCATGATTTTGGTTTAAGCTTTATGTTTTAATAATTATGCCTAGTATATGTAAACAATTAATATCAAACACGGAAAAATGCGACAGAGAAGTTTATAAAGATGATTTATGCATCATACATCATAAATCAGAAAATAAACCTGCTAATCTATTTAGAAACATTATAAGAGATGATATATATAGAGGATACTATAACTTTTCTCATATGATTAGCTATGAAGGCTTTAATTTTGAAAGCTTAAAAATAGAAAAAGATTCAAATTTTAATTTTTCTGATGCTTCATTTTATGCCCCATTTAATATTAATAATTTGAAATTAGATATATCACTTGATTTTACTAATGCTTTATTTGATTCGGGTATATTTATAAAGATGTCTA
The genomic region above belongs to Brachyspira sp. SAP_772 and contains:
- a CDS encoding DNA-binding protein, giving the protein MIKNIILILMLILLISCNRNNNTSTVNEIEPNDNEEYAQFIESDISLKGSLIIDDIDYYHIKPTNGFIMNFGLYANNDSNIVLEFYNKENKDILFKIETQKAKDYFGNIELKNIVLKQNEYLLKLTSEDEIDYNLKLNFSDDYKYKNEYNNNNIFYAEEIGYPNQKINGFFIKKDLVLDEVLKPYLKNYNIIDIDFYRIKNETDIDSYINIILEYKEDIEIILFDENHNYIRKAVNRIDNINFSKNREYYIALIYYGEKYLIEQYILYYEFSNK